The following coding sequences lie in one Crassostrea angulata isolate pt1a10 chromosome 10, ASM2561291v2, whole genome shotgun sequence genomic window:
- the LOC128167808 gene encoding oxidized purine nucleoside triphosphate hydrolase-like codes for MKKLLTLVLITRPNQVLLGMKKRGFGQGRWNGFGGKVEKGETILEAARRELFEESSLKSDDLKEIGLIDFEFVGDPQILEVHVFTTSKFEGEPTESSEMRPQWFNVKDIPFDTMWPDDHLWFPLFLSGTKFKGYFLFEGHDKILKQTLDKVDSLPDE; via the exons ATGAAGAAACTTCTTACCCTGGTGTTAATCACCAGACCAAACCAAGTCCTGCTGGGAATGAAGAAAAGGGGATTTGGCCAGGGCAGATGGAATGGGTTTGGAGGGAAAGTCGAGAAAGGAGAAACCATACTAGAGGCAGCCAGAAG GGAACTCTTTGAAGAATCCAGTTTGAAATCGGACGACTTAAAAGAGATTGGGCTGATTGACTTTGAATTTGTTGGTGATCCACAAATTCTAGAGGTCCATGTCTTCACAACTTCAAAGTTTGAAGGGGAACCAACGGAAAGTTCAG aaATGAGACCCCAGTGGTTCAATGTCAAGGACATTCCTTTTGACACAATGTGGCCCGATGACCACCTCTGGTTTCCTCTGTTTCTAAGTGGGACAAAGTTCAAAGGGTACTTCCTGTTTGAAGGCCATGATAAAATCCTGAAACAAACATTGGACAAAGTTGACTCTCTACCAGATGAATGA